In Chryseobacterium camelliae, one DNA window encodes the following:
- a CDS encoding 3'-5' exonuclease — protein sequence MNLKLHKPLCVFDLETTGTNIGKDRIVEICILKVYPDASRESRTWRVNPEMPIPKECSEIHGIYDEDIKDSPTFKEIAPKVMEMLSGSDLGGFNSNRFDVPLLAEELLRVGMDFDLSKFKLVDAQTIYHKKEPRNLSAAYQFYCGKTLENAHSAEADVMATFEVLDAQVGKYEDIPNEIAPLSEFTFHNRHADLAGFIGYNEKLEEVFNFGKYKGQCVKVIFQKDLGYFGWLQNADFPLYTKKVFTKIQLSSKF from the coding sequence ATGAATTTAAAACTCCATAAACCGCTTTGTGTCTTCGATCTAGAAACTACGGGAACCAATATTGGCAAAGACCGCATAGTAGAGATCTGCATCCTTAAGGTATATCCGGATGCTTCCCGTGAAAGCCGGACCTGGCGTGTCAATCCTGAAATGCCAATACCAAAGGAATGCAGTGAAATCCACGGCATCTATGACGAGGACATTAAAGACAGCCCTACCTTTAAAGAAATTGCTCCGAAAGTAATGGAAATGCTTTCAGGCTCTGATCTCGGCGGCTTCAACTCCAACCGTTTCGATGTTCCGCTTTTGGCAGAGGAACTGCTGAGGGTAGGTATGGATTTTGATCTAAGCAAATTCAAACTCGTGGATGCCCAAACGATTTACCATAAAAAGGAACCCAGGAACCTGAGTGCAGCCTATCAGTTTTATTGTGGTAAGACCCTTGAAAATGCCCATTCTGCAGAGGCCGATGTGATGGCTACTTTTGAGGTATTGGATGCGCAGGTGGGAAAATATGAAGATATTCCTAATGAGATTGCTCCTTTAAGTGAGTTCACCTTCCATAACAGGCATGCTGATCTGGCCGGATTTATCGGATATAATGAAAAGCTGGAAGAGGTCTTCAATTTCGGAAAATATAAAGGACAGTGTGTAAAAGTAATTTTCCAGAAGGATCTCGGTTATTTCGGGTGGCTTCAGAATGCA